A stretch of the Salminus brasiliensis chromosome 23, fSalBra1.hap2, whole genome shotgun sequence genome encodes the following:
- the LOC140545851 gene encoding BICD family-like cargo adapter 1, giving the protein MSRVEELCYEARRKELEEEEDFYPYEFDPEEELPAYRDGEELLAALRQKEEEVLLAAQLGKALLLENRQLKEERGKLHEQYADRVEELEQGRHELRLKLQGCQAQWESQVAELERDVRELRAQVEGLTRALSEAEREKSRNQQQHSEISQQLREQLQAAMEVERTVTAELHSLKQELRERGHPRPQDEELLNALREQVARLTQQEQTLTQRLETVCEENAELRDRVSSLHTRLALQEQQSHTQTQQLTEAWQEVEAARGRSQELQAQMEELQEEVSLQHSDHGDTSLLSEMEHSLDAMGWSQDKEEITQEVSTILDMLLPGSTSSGSLENEEDNLKGMLGQLKSVAERIVHGQTLQELKQPIVEEGRVQCEKTGWIQELRDQNTQLLEEIAELRLKADNRLDEEIVQRAIKDRDDAIAKKTAVEAELVRSKNDIMCLNNQLLEAIQRKLELSQELEAWQDDIQIIINQQLKSQHQTEQQTDRKKTGVTRLSFLRKSKRPSVAPPCMPEITSAPNQSPWRDWLKLGK; this is encoded by the exons ATGAGTCGAGTGGAGGAACTTTGTTATGAGGCTCGCAgaaaggagctggaggaggaggaggacttcTACCCGTACGAGTTCGACCCCGAGGAGGAGCTGCCTGCTTACCGGGACGGAGAGGAGCTCCTCGCCGCTCTTcggcagaaagaggaggaggttCTGCTCGCAGCTCAGCTCGGAAAAGCTCTGCTCCTGGAAAACCGGCAGCTGAAAGAGGAGAGGGGCAAACTGCACGAGCAGTACGCGGACAGGGTGGAG GAGCTGGAGCAGGGAAGACACGAGCTGCGGCTGAAACTGCAGGGCTGCCAGGCTCAGTGGGAGAGTCAGGTGGCGGAGCTGGAGCGGGACGTGCGAGAGCTCAGGGCTCAGGTGGAGGGGCTGACTCGGGCCCTGAGTGAggcggagagagagaagagccgTAACCAACAACAGCACTCAGAGATCAGCCAACAGCTCAGAGAACAACTGCAGGCA gctatGGAGGTGGAGCGAACAGTCACAGCTGAGCTCCACAGCCTAAAGCAGGAgctgagagagcgaggccatCCCAGACCACAGGACGAGGAACTGCTCAACGCTCTCAGAGAACAG gttGCGAGACTAACACAGCAGGAGCAAACTCTAACTCAGCGTCTAGAGACAGTGTGTGAGGAGAACGCAGAGCTGAGGGACCGTGTGTCCTCGCTACACACCCGCCTGGCCCTGCAGGAACAGCAGAGTCATACACAGACCCAGCAG ttaacaGAAGCATGGCAGGAGGTGGAGGCCGCTCGGGGCAGATCTCAGGAGCTTCAGGCTCAGATGGAGGAGCTGCAGGAAGAGGTGTCCCTTCAACACAGCGACCACGGGGACACATCCCTGCTGTCCGAAATGGAGCACAGTCTGGATGCCATGGGCTGGAGCCAGGACAAGGAGGAG ATCACACAGGAAGTGAGCACCATCCTGGACATGCTGCTCCCTGGCTCCACCAGCTCAGGGTCTCTTGAAAATGAAGAGGACAACCTGAAAGGCATGCTGGGGCAGCTGAAGAGTGTAGCAGAAAGGATAGTGCATGGGCAGACACTACAG GAGCTGAAGCAGCCCATTGTGGAAGAGGGGCGTGTGCAGTGTGAGAAGACAGGCTGGATACAGGAGCTGCGTGATCAG aacaCACAACTCTTAGAAGAGATTGCTGAACTGAGACTCAAAGCAGACAACAGGCTGGATGAAGAGATTGTCCAGCGGgctataaaggacagagacgATGCTATAGCAAA GAAGACGGCGGTGGAGGCGGAACTGGTGAGGAGTAAAAACGATATAATGTGCCTGAACAACCAGCTGCTGGAGGCCATCCAGCGCAAACTGGAGCTGTCCCAGGAACTGGAGGCCTGGCAG GATGACATTCAAATTATCATCAACCAGCAGCTGAAGAGCCAGCACCAGACAGAGCAGCAGACAGACCGGAAAAAGACTGGAGTTACCCGTCTATCTTTCCTCCGCAAGTCCAAGAGACCCTCGGTCGCACCGCCCTGCATGCCAGAGATCACCTCAGCACCCAATCAGTCACCTTGGAGAGACTGGCTCAAACTGGGCAAATAA